One window of the Planctomycetia bacterium genome contains the following:
- a CDS encoding cysteine desulfurase: MQSIYLDHNATTPLLPEVAEAMDRAARAGYANPASQHAAGRRARRIIEDARERIAEILGVNLATMQPDRLLFTSGGTEANNLALSGLVGGAVKGELAPAPPAAHVLLSAIEHPSIVGPGERLAAEGYDVEQIPVDGDGRVEVARFAQLLRPTSRLVSLMLGNNETGVLQPVAEVAALCRAQGVLMHTDAAQAVGKIEVDFGKLGVDALSAAAHKFHGPLGIGLLALRRGVVLRPLLIGGFQQEGLRPGTESPVLVVGLLTALEIWARDRETRTAHLTMLRNELERRLLTSCPQIVVHGARVARLPQTLNIAFVGANRQAMLMALDQAGVACSTGSACASGSSRPSPTLEAMCCSPAELESSLRFSVGSTTTTAEIVEAAARITAVFHELSSSERT, translated from the coding sequence ATGCAATCGATTTACCTCGACCACAACGCGACGACTCCGCTTCTGCCGGAAGTGGCCGAGGCGATGGACCGCGCCGCACGGGCCGGATATGCGAATCCGGCCAGCCAGCATGCGGCCGGACGCCGCGCACGCCGGATCATCGAAGACGCCCGCGAGCGGATCGCCGAGATCTTAGGAGTAAACCTCGCGACGATGCAGCCCGACCGGCTCCTCTTCACCAGCGGCGGCACCGAGGCGAACAATCTGGCGCTGAGCGGATTAGTCGGCGGTGCGGTGAAAGGGGAGCTTGCGCCGGCCCCGCCGGCAGCGCATGTGCTTCTCTCGGCGATCGAGCATCCGTCGATCGTCGGGCCGGGCGAACGGCTCGCGGCCGAAGGTTACGACGTCGAACAGATTCCCGTCGACGGCGACGGACGAGTCGAAGTCGCGCGCTTCGCGCAGCTTCTCCGGCCGACGTCGCGGCTGGTGTCGCTGATGCTCGGCAACAACGAAACGGGAGTTTTGCAACCCGTCGCCGAAGTGGCTGCGCTCTGCCGCGCGCAGGGCGTGCTTATGCATACCGATGCTGCGCAAGCCGTCGGCAAGATCGAGGTCGACTTCGGAAAGCTCGGCGTCGATGCGCTCAGCGCCGCGGCACATAAGTTTCATGGCCCGCTCGGCATCGGCCTGCTCGCGCTGCGCCGCGGAGTGGTGCTCAGGCCGCTTTTGATCGGCGGCTTTCAGCAAGAAGGGCTTCGGCCCGGCACGGAATCGCCGGTGCTTGTCGTCGGCTTGCTGACGGCGCTGGAGATTTGGGCCCGCGACCGCGAGACACGGACTGCGCATCTGACGATGCTGCGCAACGAGCTCGAGCGCCGTTTACTAACGAGTTGTCCACAGATCGTCGTGCATGGTGCGCGCGTGGCGCGGTTGCCGCAGACGCTCAACATCGCGTTCGTCGGGGCAAATCGCCAAGCGATGCTTATGGCTCTCGATCAGGCCGGCGTTGCTTGTTCGACCGGTTCGGCCTGCGCGAGCGGCTCCAGCCGCCCGTCGCCGACGCTCGAAGCCATGTGCTGCTCGCCGGCCGAGCTGGAAAGCTCGCTTCGCTTCAGCGTCGGCTCGACGACGACCACGGCGGAAATCGTCGAAGCGGCGGCCCGAATTACGGCCGTTTTTCATGAGCTTTCGAGTTCGGAACGAACTTAG
- a CDS encoding AAA family ATPase translates to MIDTSLTGHASTPIAELVTGSPRRAPTLEDFASGDENLLGLEAVRRLIDEAVVRSSGVDVREPASVATDPNATIDVAVDSTGPLVLHGPAGTGKSHLCEALVGEWQRRMPESTVVHLAASEFSERYAEAVEADRIDPFRNRFRAADLLVLEDVGKLATKHPAQRELLYTLDALEARGARVVATFDAPPQRLETFLPGLVGRLSGGVVVALVPPSTTSRRAILERIVTLRGMQIEPKALELLAGDLEKTVPELRGILTTLHALVGQELAEGSKTRSDTVIDTPFVRRYLEQRSQAAAPAMKTIAEQSARRYGLTVADLKSGSRRRTVVAARDAAIFLARRLTNKSLQEIGDFFGGRDHTTILHSCRKLEQSSESDPETREAIDAIRQKLARL, encoded by the coding sequence GTGATCGACACCTCGCTCACAGGCCACGCTTCGACGCCGATCGCAGAGCTCGTCACGGGCTCGCCGCGTCGCGCTCCGACGTTGGAAGACTTCGCTTCCGGCGATGAGAACCTGCTCGGGCTCGAGGCCGTCCGTCGGTTGATCGACGAGGCCGTCGTGCGCAGTAGCGGCGTTGACGTTCGCGAACCCGCAAGCGTGGCGACGGATCCCAATGCGACGATCGACGTTGCCGTCGATAGCACCGGTCCCTTGGTATTGCATGGACCGGCCGGCACGGGGAAGTCGCATCTTTGCGAAGCGCTCGTCGGCGAATGGCAGCGCCGGATGCCCGAGTCGACGGTCGTGCATCTTGCGGCGAGTGAATTTTCCGAACGGTACGCCGAAGCGGTCGAGGCCGATCGAATCGATCCGTTCCGCAATCGTTTTCGCGCGGCCGATCTCTTGGTGTTGGAAGATGTCGGGAAGCTCGCGACGAAACATCCCGCGCAGCGCGAACTTCTCTACACGCTCGACGCTCTCGAAGCGCGCGGCGCTCGGGTCGTCGCCACGTTCGATGCTCCGCCGCAACGTTTGGAAACGTTCCTGCCGGGGCTCGTCGGTCGCTTGAGCGGCGGCGTGGTCGTGGCGCTGGTACCGCCGTCGACGACTTCGCGACGGGCGATCTTGGAGCGCATTGTTACTTTGCGCGGAATGCAGATCGAGCCGAAAGCGCTGGAGCTCTTAGCGGGCGATCTGGAAAAGACCGTGCCTGAGCTGCGCGGAATTCTCACGACGCTGCACGCGCTCGTCGGGCAAGAACTTGCCGAAGGATCGAAGACTCGCAGCGATACCGTGATCGATACGCCGTTCGTGCGTCGGTATTTGGAACAACGCTCGCAAGCCGCGGCTCCGGCGATGAAGACGATCGCCGAGCAATCGGCTCGTCGCTACGGCCTGACGGTCGCCGACTTGAAAAGCGGTTCGCGCCGGCGAACGGTCGTCGCGGCTCGTGATGCGGCGATCTTTCTCGCGCGCCGGTTGACGAACAAAAGCCTGCAGGAAATCGGCGACTTCTTCGGCGGCCGCGACCATACGACCATTTTACATAGTTGCCGCAAACTCGAACAATCGAGCGAGAGCGATCCGGAAACCCGGGAAGCGATCGACGCGATCCGACAGAAACTCGCCCGCCTTTGA
- the dnaN gene encoding DNA polymerase III subunit beta, which translates to MKVSCERDKLLAAFQLAAAVAPSRSPKPILQNVKLEATKDGSVLTATDLEVGVRINVAGVTVEAPGTALLQVARFGSILRETNDPTIRIETDGRGTIIRGERSEFRLPAENPDEFPSVAQFTDTAYLELPARLLRELIRRTVFATDNESSRYALGGVLLEFHDGELTAVGTDGRRLAVMKGPASAVGGYKGADTMTIVPTRAMQFIERSIVDGDAEVQIAARANDILVKTPRAVIYSRLVEGRFPKWRDVFPKREGTQKIQLVVGQAHSAVRQAAIVTSEESRGVDFAFGDGKVVLAGRGAETGQSRVELPIAYDEPQITIALDPRYVSDFFRVLDAEKNFTLELKDGDSAAVCTTDDGYGYVIMPLARDR; encoded by the coding sequence ATGAAAGTCAGTTGTGAACGGGACAAACTCTTAGCCGCTTTCCAACTCGCCGCGGCCGTGGCCCCGAGCCGGAGCCCTAAGCCGATCTTGCAGAACGTGAAACTCGAAGCGACGAAAGACGGCTCGGTTCTCACGGCGACCGATCTTGAAGTCGGCGTGCGGATCAACGTCGCCGGCGTTACGGTCGAAGCTCCCGGCACCGCACTCCTACAGGTCGCACGCTTCGGCTCGATCTTGCGCGAAACGAACGACCCGACGATCCGGATCGAGACCGACGGCCGCGGCACGATCATTCGCGGCGAGCGGAGCGAGTTTCGCTTGCCGGCCGAAAACCCGGACGAGTTTCCGAGCGTCGCGCAGTTTACCGACACCGCTTACTTAGAGCTTCCGGCTCGCTTGCTCCGCGAGTTGATTCGCCGCACCGTCTTCGCAACCGATAACGAAAGCAGCCGTTATGCCCTCGGCGGCGTGTTGCTCGAATTCCACGACGGCGAGCTCACGGCCGTCGGCACCGATGGTCGCCGGCTCGCAGTGATGAAAGGTCCGGCCAGCGCCGTCGGCGGCTACAAGGGTGCCGATACGATGACCATCGTTCCGACCCGAGCCATGCAGTTCATCGAGCGTTCGATCGTCGACGGCGATGCCGAAGTGCAGATCGCCGCGCGAGCCAACGATATCTTGGTGAAGACCCCGCGGGCCGTGATTTACTCCCGGCTCGTCGAAGGGCGGTTCCCCAAGTGGCGCGATGTGTTCCCGAAGCGCGAAGGAACGCAGAAGATTCAACTCGTCGTCGGCCAGGCTCACAGCGCCGTGCGGCAAGCGGCGATCGTGACGAGCGAAGAAAGCCGCGGGGTCGACTTCGCATTCGGCGACGGCAAGGTCGTGCTCGCCGGTCGTGGGGCGGAGACGGGCCAATCGCGCGTCGAGCTTCCGATCGCTTACGACGAGCCGCAGATCACGATCGCACTCGACCCGCGCTACGTGAGCGATTTCTTCCGCGTCCTCGATGCGGAAAAGAACTTCACCTTGGAACTCAAAGACGGCGATAGCGCCGCCGTCTGTACGACGGACGACGGTTACGGATACGTGATCATGCCGCTGGCGAGAGACAGATAG